The following proteins are co-located in the Fusobacteria bacterium ZRK30 genome:
- a CDS encoding BamA/TamA family outer membrane protein — translation MRKQLIILLTFLISLVSFSLDYEISGIDIKGNREVPMEVIKGNLKSKVGDKYSTNNMVIDYQTIKNLSYIDDITIYPKLENNNIKLIIEIKEDKDAANLLKKENILPMSERVKVDKSLIISSIDIFGNLHISREEILKQIPIKVGSFFSKTKILEGQRNLINTGHFRDVNPEVYKYGEGISVQYSLEENQVITGVKIEGNTKYSTEELTKLIQTEPGKIYNINTLRDDKDRILKKYHEDGYTLAKVINIDINNNMELVITLSEGIIRNVEYKKMVTKQKGARRQSNDTLLKTENFIIERELEVKEGQVFNQKDYDQSVRNLMRSGAFKNIQPEYKSIPGDPDGVKVVMLIDEDRTAMLQGAISYGSAVGLVGSISIKDTNYKGRGQDFGFTFEKSSEDYTSVSLSFRDSWIKDTDFVSWGWNLYRQEDEDSETFDHYASTIHGGTISIGKGLSRYLRFELGLKLERVEEENEDGKKTQTYNYASVTPSVIYDTRNNYLDPTTGNYAKFSVEMGHYFGTEVGSAYEDNSGINGDDEAFAKATLELRKYHQGLFKGNTMAYRMVAGMGTDSLKYQQLYASGGANSMRGYKYGWLRGQDQLVFNIENRTQINEFLGLVFFYDIGRSWYHGDSGDKFVDRSEGNVPDDMKQSAGVGLRIKTPIGPIRLDFGFPVGDSEENGMQFFFNMGQMF, via the coding sequence ATGAGAAAACAATTAATAATTTTATTAACCTTTTTGATTTCATTGGTAAGTTTTTCCCTGGATTACGAAATATCTGGTATAGATATTAAAGGAAATCGGGAAGTCCCAATGGAAGTTATCAAAGGGAATTTAAAATCTAAAGTAGGAGATAAATACTCTACGAACAACATGGTAATAGACTATCAAACTATAAAAAACTTATCCTATATCGATGATATAACTATATATCCTAAATTAGAAAATAATAATATAAAACTTATTATTGAAATTAAAGAGGATAAAGATGCGGCTAATCTATTAAAGAAAGAAAATATATTGCCTATGTCCGAAAGGGTAAAGGTGGATAAATCTTTAATTATAAGCTCAATAGATATATTTGGAAATTTACATATCTCCAGAGAAGAGATTTTGAAGCAGATACCGATTAAAGTAGGTTCATTTTTTTCTAAGACAAAGATTTTAGAAGGACAAAGAAATCTTATTAATACCGGTCATTTTAGAGACGTAAACCCAGAGGTATATAAATATGGTGAAGGGATATCGGTACAATATAGCTTAGAAGAAAATCAGGTTATAACCGGTGTAAAAATCGAGGGGAATACAAAATATTCAACAGAGGAATTGACTAAGTTAATTCAAACAGAACCTGGAAAAATCTATAATATAAATACATTGAGAGATGATAAAGACAGAATTCTTAAGAAATACCATGAAGATGGGTATACTCTTGCAAAAGTAATAAATATAGATATAAATAACAATATGGAATTAGTAATAACTCTTTCTGAGGGAATTATTCGTAATGTTGAGTATAAAAAGATGGTAACTAAGCAAAAAGGTGCTCGTAGACAATCCAATGATACTCTTTTAAAAACGGAAAATTTTATAATTGAAAGGGAATTAGAGGTAAAAGAAGGACAGGTATTTAATCAAAAAGATTACGATCAGTCAGTAAGAAACCTAATGAGAAGTGGTGCTTTTAAAAATATCCAGCCTGAATATAAAAGTATTCCTGGAGATCCAGATGGTGTAAAAGTTGTAATGCTTATAGATGAAGACAGAACAGCGATGCTTCAAGGTGCAATATCTTACGGTTCAGCAGTAGGACTGGTAGGAAGTATCAGTATAAAAGATACTAACTATAAGGGGAGAGGACAAGATTTTGGATTTACCTTTGAAAAATCTTCGGAAGATTATACAAGTGTAAGTTTATCTTTTAGAGATTCTTGGATAAAGGACACGGATTTTGTATCATGGGGATGGAATTTGTATCGACAAGAGGATGAAGACAGTGAAACTTTTGATCATTATGCAAGTACTATTCATGGAGGTACAATCTCAATAGGTAAAGGTCTCAGCAGATACTTAAGATTTGAATTAGGACTTAAACTAGAGAGAGTCGAAGAAGAAAATGAAGATGGGAAAAAGACACAAACTTATAATTATGCCAGTGTGACACCATCAGTTATATATGATACGAGAAATAACTATCTCGATCCTACAACTGGTAACTATGCTAAATTTAGTGTAGAAATGGGTCATTATTTTGGAACTGAGGTAGGAAGTGCATATGAAGATAATTCAGGAATCAATGGCGATGATGAAGCTTTTGCTAAGGCTACCTTAGAACTTAGAAAATATCATCAGGGATTATTTAAAGGAAATACCATGGCCTACAGGATGGTTGCAGGAATGGGTACCGATTCATTGAAATATCAACAATTATATGCTTCTGGTGGAGCTAACTCTATGAGAGGGTATAAGTACGGTTGGTTGAGAGGACAGGATCAATTAGTTTTTAATATCGAGAATAGAACCCAGATAAATGAATTTTTAGGTCTAGTTTTCTTCTATGATATCGGTAGATCTTGGTATCATGGAGACAGTGGTGATAAGTTTGTAGACAGATCTGAAGGGAATGTTCCAGACGATATGAAACAATCAGCAGGTGTGGGACTTAGAATAAAAACACCAATTGGACCTATCAGACTTGATTTTGGATTCCCAGTAGGAGACTCTGAAGAAAATGGGATGCAATTCTTCTTTAACATGGGACAGATGTTTTAA
- a CDS encoding OmpH family outer membrane protein: protein MKKMLTLAMAISMSVSIFAAKIATVNTQKVFQGYSKTQVAKTKLETEKTKLEGQLAVKAKNLEKIAKELNAKGDKVTVAEKDKFQKQQMEFGKERQALQQKLGRLEYEEMGSIQTEIKSAVQQVARKNKYEMVIEEGAVLYGGKDITADVLKVLESSKKIKL, encoded by the coding sequence ATGAAAAAAATGTTAACGTTGGCAATGGCAATAAGTATGTCGGTATCGATCTTTGCAGCTAAGATAGCTACTGTAAATACACAAAAAGTGTTTCAAGGTTATTCAAAGACACAGGTTGCTAAAACAAAATTAGAAACTGAAAAAACAAAATTAGAGGGACAGTTAGCAGTTAAAGCTAAAAATTTAGAAAAGATAGCTAAAGAATTAAATGCTAAAGGTGATAAAGTAACAGTTGCGGAAAAAGATAAATTCCAAAAACAACAGATGGAATTTGGAAAAGAACGTCAAGCATTACAACAAAAATTAGGAAGATTAGAGTATGAAGAGATGGGATCAATACAAACTGAGATAAAATCAGCAGTTCAACAAGTAGCGAGAAAAAATAAATATGAGATGGTTATTGAAGAGGGAGCTGTATTATACGGTGGGAAAGATATAACTGCAGATGTATTAAAAGTCTTAGAAAGTTCAAAAAAAATAAAATTATAA
- the lpxD gene encoding UDP-3-O-(3-hydroxymyristoyl)glucosamine N-acyltransferase produces MYNLEKLSALLGGEIKGDKVQEITGLAPFFQAKKGEVTFAAEDKFLTKLGETDATVLVVPELEEYLPNKTYIVVEKNPRELMPILLKFFKKEVMFPIKAIEDSAVIGERVRIAPNVYIGHGAKIGDDVTIHPNAYIGQDVVIGEGSVIYPNAVVREFCSLGKNCILQPGAVIGSDGFGYTKVDGNNIKIEQIGRVVLENDVEIGANTTIDRGAIGDTIIKEYTKIDNLVQLGHNGIIGKNCFIISQVGIAGSTEVGDNCTLAGQVGVAGHIKIGDNVVLGAQSGVSGNIASNQILSGNPPVSVKEHLKIKASLKKLPELVKKVKKLEKK; encoded by the coding sequence ATGTATAATTTAGAAAAATTATCGGCTCTTCTTGGTGGAGAAATTAAGGGGGATAAAGTCCAGGAAATTACTGGACTTGCTCCCTTTTTTCAAGCCAAGAAGGGTGAGGTGACATTTGCAGCAGAGGATAAATTTTTAACGAAATTAGGTGAAACTGATGCAACAGTATTGGTAGTCCCTGAATTAGAGGAATATCTGCCTAATAAAACATATATAGTAGTTGAAAAAAATCCCAGAGAATTGATGCCTATATTGTTAAAGTTCTTTAAAAAAGAAGTGATGTTTCCTATAAAAGCGATAGAGGACAGTGCAGTAATAGGAGAGAGGGTAAGAATAGCCCCTAATGTCTATATAGGTCATGGAGCAAAGATTGGTGACGACGTAACAATACACCCGAATGCTTATATAGGTCAGGATGTAGTGATAGGAGAAGGATCTGTTATCTATCCCAATGCAGTGGTTAGGGAATTTTGCAGCTTAGGAAAAAACTGTATCTTACAACCCGGTGCTGTGATAGGGTCTGATGGATTTGGATATACCAAGGTAGATGGAAACAATATAAAGATAGAACAAATAGGAAGGGTAGTTTTAGAAAATGATGTTGAAATTGGTGCCAATACTACCATAGACAGAGGAGCTATTGGAGATACAATTATAAAAGAATATACTAAAATTGATAACCTGGTACAGTTGGGACATAATGGAATAATTGGTAAAAATTGTTTTATTATCTCTCAAGTGGGAATAGCAGGAAGTACTGAGGTTGGAGACAACTGTACTTTGGCAGGACAGGTAGGAGTAGCAGGACATATTAAGATAGGAGATAATGTGGTTTTAGGAGCTCAATCAGGAGTATCAGGGAATATAGCTTCTAATCAAATTCTTTCTGGAAATCCACCGGTAAGTGTTAAAGAGCATCTAAAGATAAAAGCCAGTTTAAAAAAATTACCAGAATTGGTGAAAAAGGTAAAAAAATTAGAGAAAAAGTAA
- a CDS encoding MarR family transcriptional regulator translates to MKNYDEKEMRNLKLLVTLSRCNSSVNSRIYPKIKEEGLTETQFSVLNLLYHKGKFNIKEIIEKTFSSGGTMTVVVNNLLKEGYIKKERSEVDKRQVLISITSKGLNLLDYILGTHVENLKNTFDVLTDTEKLILTELLKKLGKGKVDEEN, encoded by the coding sequence ATGAAAAATTATGATGAGAAAGAGATGAGAAATTTGAAGTTATTGGTAACTTTATCTAGGTGTAATTCCTCTGTAAATAGTAGGATATATCCAAAAATTAAGGAGGAAGGTTTAACAGAAACACAATTTTCAGTATTAAATTTACTCTATCACAAGGGAAAATTTAATATTAAAGAGATCATTGAAAAGACATTTTCAAGTGGCGGAACAATGACAGTGGTAGTAAATAATCTATTAAAGGAGGGTTATATAAAAAAGGAAAGGTCTGAGGTAGATAAAAGACAGGTACTAATTAGTATTACTTCTAAAGGCTTAAATCTATTGGATTACATCTTGGGAACCCATGTTGAAAATTTAAAAAATACCTTCGATGTATTGACAGACACAGAAAAATTGATTTTAACTGAATTATTAAAAAAATTAGGAAAGGGTAAAGTGGATGAAGAAAATTAA
- the panF gene encoding sodium/pantothenate symporter, producing the protein MEKIKLILPLLVYLGITLYIAYYNSPRRKKSKNFTNEYFIGNRSMGGFVLAMTVIATYTGASSFLGGPGVAYKLGLGWVLLASIQIPTAFLTLGILGKKLAIISRKIDGITINDFLRARYQNKWVVIMSSTAILLFFMAYMVVQVIGGARLFEVLTGLEYTVGLVIFGFAIIFYTVFGGFKTVAITDAIQGVIMLVTSIILFWVLKEAGGGMRNIMKTIYEIDPNLLTPSSGGAITKPFIMSFWVLVGVGLLGLPQTTIRCMGFKDSRSLHRAMVIGTFVVGFLMIMMHLIGVMGIAIIPNEQLGDKVIPILAIRNLSPVLLGVFIGGPLAAIMSTVDSLLIQTSSTIVKDIYINYIAVDRDEKKLSRISLWTTLIMGVMVFTLAFHPPEFIVWLNLFALGGLEAVFMWPILLGLYWKRANSTGALLSMGISLLVYVGMTLLKIKFFGMHQIVPTIVVGGIVFVIGSYLKKPGSEEHLAIFFE; encoded by the coding sequence ATGGAAAAAATAAAATTAATATTACCTCTATTGGTATATTTAGGGATAACTTTATATATAGCATATTATAATAGTCCAAGAAGAAAAAAAAGTAAAAATTTCACCAACGAATATTTTATCGGAAATAGAAGCATGGGAGGATTTGTCCTGGCCATGACTGTTATTGCTACCTATACTGGAGCCAGTTCATTTTTAGGAGGACCTGGAGTAGCCTATAAACTAGGTTTAGGATGGGTGCTGTTAGCTTCTATTCAGATCCCCACTGCTTTTTTAACTTTGGGAATATTAGGAAAAAAATTAGCTATTATCTCCAGAAAAATTGACGGTATAACAATAAATGATTTCCTCCGAGCAAGATACCAAAATAAGTGGGTAGTAATTATGTCTTCTACGGCTATCCTATTATTTTTTATGGCCTATATGGTCGTTCAGGTTATTGGAGGAGCCAGGTTATTTGAAGTCTTGACAGGACTGGAGTACACTGTAGGTTTAGTTATTTTTGGATTTGCAATAATATTTTATACTGTGTTTGGCGGATTTAAAACTGTAGCTATAACTGATGCTATCCAAGGGGTTATAATGCTGGTAACCAGTATAATTCTGTTTTGGGTTTTAAAAGAAGCCGGCGGCGGGATGAGAAACATCATGAAAACCATCTATGAGATAGATCCCAATCTGCTCACTCCAAGTAGTGGAGGAGCTATAACGAAGCCCTTTATCATGTCGTTTTGGGTATTAGTAGGAGTAGGTCTCTTGGGACTGCCTCAGACTACCATAAGATGTATGGGATTTAAAGATAGCAGATCACTCCATAGAGCCATGGTTATAGGAACCTTTGTAGTCGGATTTTTAATGATAATGATGCACCTGATTGGAGTTATGGGAATAGCGATTATCCCTAATGAACAGTTGGGAGATAAGGTAATTCCAATCTTAGCTATTAGAAATTTATCTCCAGTACTATTAGGAGTCTTCATAGGAGGACCATTAGCTGCAATTATGTCTACAGTGGATTCTCTTTTGATTCAGACAAGTTCAACCATAGTAAAAGACATCTATATAAATTATATAGCTGTGGATAGAGATGAAAAGAAATTGAGCAGGATCTCCCTATGGACAACTTTAATTATGGGTGTTATGGTATTTACACTGGCTTTTCACCCCCCTGAATTTATAGTTTGGCTAAATTTATTTGCTCTAGGAGGCTTGGAAGCAGTATTTATGTGGCCTATACTGCTGGGGTTATATTGGAAAAGAGCTAACTCTACAGGGGCTCTTCTAAGTATGGGAATAAGCCTTTTGGTGTATGTCGGTATGACCCTTTTAAAAATAAAGTTTTTTGGGATGCATCAAATAGTACCTACAATAGTAGTAGGTGGGATAGTGTTCGTAATAGGGTCGTATCTTAAAAAGCCTGGTTCAGAGGAGCATTTAGCAATATTTTTTGAGTAA
- a CDS encoding prepilin-type N-terminal cleavage/methylation domain-containing protein: MKKRGFTIIELLIVIALIGILIGIGSFSIKKQAESRGMLRVQNEIGDFFRVAAKRSLETGKKYGVDFDLVGKKIEFYREEDENGKWKDDGTRRTIEILKLPNVFEYGIKNSGTYPTEFKTNITSSGNIGNNFTLYITKSNSNSGIQGVEEVKYAISFYNGDTHVKYLHIKEYIVTTSFKVNEINTSPSANSNLEVIKNQ; this comes from the coding sequence ATGAAAAAAAGAGGATTTACGATAATAGAATTATTGATAGTGATTGCTCTCATTGGAATCTTGATAGGAATTGGAAGTTTTTCCATAAAAAAACAAGCTGAATCCAGAGGTATGTTAAGGGTGCAGAATGAAATCGGAGATTTTTTTAGGGTAGCAGCCAAGAGATCTCTAGAGACAGGAAAGAAATATGGTGTTGACTTTGATTTAGTTGGAAAAAAGATAGAGTTTTATAGGGAAGAAGATGAAAATGGAAAGTGGAAAGATGATGGAACGAGACGTACAATAGAAATATTGAAACTACCTAATGTATTTGAATATGGTATAAAAAATAGTGGGACATATCCAACAGAATTTAAAACTAATATAACAAGTAGTGGTAATATTGGTAATAATTTTACTTTGTATATTACAAAATCAAATTCTAATTCTGGGATTCAAGGAGTTGAGGAGGTAAAGTATGCTATAAGTTTTTATAATGGAGATACTCATGTGAAGTATTTGCATATAAAAGAATATATAGTTACAACATCTTTTAAAGTAAATGAAATAAATACCTCTCCTAGTGCTAATAGTAATTTAGAAGTCATTAAAAATCAATAA
- the tpx gene encoding thiol peroxidase, which translates to MEVFRLSNNITFGGNPLTLIGNEIKVGKKAPNFTALKTDLSPFSLEELKGKVVVISVMPSVDTPVCELQTIRFNTEAYEHGNINVITISADLPFALGKFCANKGVDSAITLSDHKELDFGMKYGFVLEELRLLSRGIVVIDRDGIVKHVEYVQEITNHPNYDKAIDIAKELV; encoded by the coding sequence ATGGAGGTGTTTAGATTGAGTAACAATATTACATTTGGAGGAAATCCATTAACATTAATAGGTAATGAGATCAAAGTAGGGAAAAAAGCACCAAATTTTACGGCTTTAAAAACAGATTTATCCCCATTTAGTTTGGAAGAATTAAAGGGAAAAGTAGTTGTAATTTCAGTTATGCCGTCAGTAGATACACCGGTATGCGAATTGCAGACAATCAGATTTAATACAGAAGCTTATGAGCATGGAAATATTAATGTAATTACTATTTCGGCAGATCTGCCATTTGCTTTAGGGAAATTTTGTGCAAATAAAGGTGTAGATTCGGCAATAACCCTTTCAGATCATAAAGAGTTAGATTTTGGAATGAAATATGGATTTGTTTTGGAGGAGTTAAGACTTTTATCCAGAGGTATCGTGGTTATAGACAGGGATGGGATTGTAAAACATGTAGAATATGTACAAGAAATTACAAATCATCCTAACTATGACAAAGCAATAGATATAGCTAAAGAATTAGTATAA
- a CDS encoding nitronate monooxygenase, translating to MMKIGNLEIEVPIIQGGMGIRASMSRLAGAVAREGGIGLIAGSAIGMDELKSEIIKAKEYMGEKAGAIGVNVMVAVSNFEEAVNASIDAGAELIVCGAGFSKGIFKIGKERNVPIFPIVSSVKAAKLSERLGATAVVVEGGNAGGHLGTDLDSWDIVKEIVEAINIPVFGAGGVIEPEDAKRMLDLGAVGVQMGTRFIATTECEVSDEFKEMYVNTKKGDVVQVQSCAGLPANAIVSPFVDRLKAGTQERAEKCVQCLKKCDYSFCVNEKLVAGHEGDYEGGIYFAGKDVWKIKDIISVKEVFERFRPVFEGR from the coding sequence ATTATGAAAATAGGAAATTTAGAAATAGAAGTACCAATTATCCAGGGTGGAATGGGGATTAGAGCATCGATGTCAAGATTAGCAGGAGCTGTGGCAAGAGAAGGTGGAATAGGCTTAATTGCAGGTTCAGCTATCGGAATGGATGAGTTAAAAAGTGAAATTATAAAAGCAAAAGAATATATGGGAGAGAAAGCAGGAGCTATCGGAGTAAATGTAATGGTTGCTGTAAGTAATTTTGAAGAGGCAGTAAATGCATCTATCGATGCAGGAGCAGAATTAATTGTCTGCGGTGCTGGATTTTCTAAAGGGATATTTAAAATAGGGAAGGAAAGAAATGTACCAATATTTCCAATTGTATCATCTGTAAAGGCTGCTAAATTATCAGAAAGATTAGGAGCTACTGCTGTTGTTGTTGAAGGTGGAAATGCAGGTGGACATCTAGGAACTGATCTTGATTCTTGGGATATCGTAAAGGAAATAGTAGAAGCTATAAACATTCCTGTTTTTGGAGCCGGAGGAGTAATAGAACCTGAAGATGCAAAAAGAATGCTGGACCTGGGAGCTGTAGGAGTACAGATGGGTACAAGATTTATAGCTACTACAGAGTGTGAAGTTAGTGATGAATTTAAAGAGATGTATGTAAATACAAAAAAAGGTGATGTAGTACAGGTTCAATCATGTGCCGGATTACCTGCCAATGCGATAGTGAGTCCTTTTGTAGACAGGTTGAAGGCTGGAACACAGGAAAGAGCTGAAAAATGTGTTCAATGTTTAAAGAAATGTGATTATTCATTCTGTGTAAATGAAAAATTAGTTGCAGGACATGAGGGCGATTATGAAGGTGGAATTTATTTCGCCGGTAAAGATGTATGGAAGATAAAAGATATAATCTCTGTTAAAGAGGTATTTGAAAGATTCAGACCAGTGTTTGAAGGAAGATAA
- a CDS encoding YhdT family protein yields the protein MKKINKQLKKEAIITVVLYLIYFVWWYSFAYGLGEVDPKDYKYILGLPEWFFYSCVLGFLMITTLLWVSIKLFFKEVDLKTYEKNAGREEWKK from the coding sequence ATGAAGAAAATTAATAAACAACTAAAGAAAGAAGCGATAATAACAGTGGTTCTATACCTCATATATTTTGTGTGGTGGTATAGTTTTGCATATGGATTGGGAGAAGTAGATCCAAAAGATTATAAATATATCTTAGGTTTACCAGAATGGTTTTTTTATTCTTGTGTCTTAGGGTTTTTGATGATAACAACTTTATTGTGGGTTTCTATCAAGTTATTCTTTAAAGAAGTAGATTTAAAAACATATGAAAAAAATGCAGGGAGAGAAGAATGGAAAAAATAA